Proteins from one Mustela erminea isolate mMusErm1 chromosome 20, mMusErm1.Pri, whole genome shotgun sequence genomic window:
- the LOC116581453 gene encoding olfactory receptor 1F1-like: MRGANQSSVSEFLLLGLSRQPQQQQLLFVLFLSMYLATVLGNLLILLAIGLDSRLHIPMYFFLSNLSFVDICFASTTVPKMLANHILGTQTISFSGCLTQMYFVFTFVDMDNFLLAAMAYDRFVAICHPLHYSTKMTPQLCGLLVAGSWVIANLNILLHTLLMARLSFCADNAIPHYFCDVTPLLKLSCSDTYLNEMMILTEGSLIMITPFICILASYVRITCAVLRVPSTKGRWKAFFTCGSHLAVVSLFYGTIIAVYFNPLSSHLADTDTAAAVMFTVVTPMLNPFIYSLRNRDIKGALGKVVTMTFFLLRNAMG, encoded by the coding sequence ATGAGAGGGGCCAACCAGTCGAGCGTCTCTGAGTTCCTCCTCCTCGGGCTCTCCAGgcagccccagcagcagcagctcctctTTGTGCTCTTCCTGAGCATGTACTTGGCCACGGTCCTGGGAAACCTGCTCATCCTCCTGGCCATCGGCCTGGACTCCCGCCTGCACatccccatgtacttcttcctcagcaACCTGTCCTTCGTCGACATCTGCTTTGCCTCCACCACTGTCCCCAAGATGCTGGCCAACCACATACTTGGGACTCAGACCATCTCCTTTTCTGGGTGTCTCACACAGATGTATTTTGTATTCACATTTGTGGACATGGACAATTTCCTCCTGGCTgcgatggcctatgaccgctttGTAGCCATATGCCACCCCTTACACTACTCAACAAAGATGACCCCCCAGCTCTGTGGCCTGCTGGTCGCGGGGTCATGGGTCATCGCCAACCTGAATATTCTGCTGCATACCCTGCTGATGGCTCGACTTTCGTTCTGTGCTGACAATGCCATCCCCCACTATTTCTGTGATGTGACGCCCCTCCTGAAACTCTCCTGCTCTGACACATACCTCAATGAGATGATGATTCTGACCGAGGGTTCTCTGATCATGATCACTCCATTTATTTGCATCCTGGCTTCTTATGTCCGTATTACCTGTGCTGTCCTGAGAGTCCCATCCACGAAGGGGAGATGGAAAGCCTTCTTCACCTGTGGCTCCCACCTGGCTGTGGTTTCTCTCTTCTATGGCACCATCATTGCTGTGTATTTCAACCCTTTGTCCTCCCACTTAGCTGACACAGATACAGCAGCTGCTGTGATGTTCACAGTGGTGACCCCCATGCTGAACCCCTtcatctacagcctgaggaacaGGGACATAAAAGGGGCTCTTGGAAAGGTGGTTACTATGACATTTTTTCTACTTCGTAATGCAATGGGCTAA
- the LOC116581454 gene encoding olfactory receptor 1F1-like — MRGANQSSVSEFLLLGLSRQPQQQQLLFVLFLSMYLATVLGNLLILLAVGLDSRLHIPMYFFLSNLSFVDICFTSTTVPKMLANHILGTQTISFSGCLTQMYFLFELADMDNFLLAVMAYDRFVAICHPLHYSTKMTPQLCGLLVVGSWVIANLNALLHTLLMAQLSFCADNAIPHYFCDVTPLLKLSCSDTYLNEMMILTEGSLIMITPFICILASYVHITCAVLRVPSTKGRWKAFSTCGSHLAVVSLFYGTIIAVYFNPLSSHSSEKDTAATVMYTVVTPMLNPFIYSLRNRDLKAALRKMMGRKTCS; from the coding sequence ATGAGAGGGGCCAACCAGTCGAGCGTCTCTGAGTTCCTCCTCCTTGGGCTTTCCAGgcagccccagcagcagcagctcctctTTGTGCTCTTCCTGAGCATGTACCTTGCCACGGTCCTGGGAAACCTGCTCATCCTCCTGGCCGTCGGCCTGGACTCCCGCCTGCACatccccatgtacttcttcctcagcaACCTGTCCTTCGTGGACATCTGCTTCACCTCCACCACTGTCCCCAAGATGCTGGCCAACCACATACTCGGGACTCAGACCATCTCCTTTTCTGGGTGTCTcacacaaatgtattttctctttgagcTTGCTGACATGGATAATTTCCTCCTGgctgtgatggcctatgaccgctttGTAGCCATATGTCACCCCTTACACTACTCAACAAAGATGACCCCCCAGCTCTGTGGCCTGCTGGTCGTGGGATCATGGGTCATTGCCAACCTGAATGCTCTGTTGCATACCCTGCTGATGGCTCAACTCTCCTTCTGTGCAGACAATGCCATCCCCCACTATTTCTGTGATGTGACACCCCTCCTGAAACTCTCCTGCTCTGACACATACCTCAATGAGATGATGATTCTGACCGAGGGTTCTTTGATCATGATCACTCCATTTATTTGCATCCTGGCTTCTTATGTCCATATTACCTGTGCTGTCCTGAGAGTCCCATCCACAAAGGGAAGATGGaaagccttctccacctgtggCTCCCACCTGGCTGTGGTTTCTCTCTTCTATGGCACCATCATTGCTGTGTATTTCAACCCTTTGTCCTCCCACTCTTCTGAGAAGGACACCGCAGCCACTGTGATGTACACAGTGGTGACCCCCATGCTGAACCCCTtcatctacagcctgaggaacaGGGACTTGAAAGCAGCCTTAAGAAAAATGATGGGCAGGAAGACATGCTCTTAG
- the LOC116581008 gene encoding olfactory receptor 1F1: MRGANQSSVSEFLLLGLSRQPQQQQLLFVLFLSTYLATVLGNLLILLAVGLDSRLHIPMYFFLSSLSFVDICFVSTTVPKMLANHIFRTQTISFSGCLTQMYFVFMFVDMDNFLLAVMAYDRFVAVCHPLHYSTKMTPQLCGLLVTGSWVIANLNVLLHTLLMARLSFCADNAIPHYFCDVTPLLKLSCSDTYLNEMMILTEGSLIMITPFICILASYVRITCAVLRVPSTKGRWKAFSTCGSHLAVVSLFYGTIIAVYFNPLSSHSSEKDTAATVMYTVVTPMLNPFIYSLRNRDLKRALGKVVGRKTFSF; this comes from the coding sequence ATGAGAGGGGCCAACCAGTCGAGCGTCTCTGAGTTCCTCCTCCTCGGGCTCTCCAGgcagccccagcagcagcagctcctctTCGTGCTCTTCCTGAGCACGTACCTGGCCACGGTCCTGGGAAACCTGCTCATCCTCCTGGCCGTCGGCCTGGACTCCCGCCTACACatccccatgtacttcttcctcagcaGCCTGTCCTTCGTGGACATCTGCTTCGTCTCCACCACTGTCCCCAAGATGCTGGCCAACCACATATTCAGGACTCAGACCATCTCCTTTTCTGGGTGCCTCACACAGATGTATTTTGTATTCATGTTCGTGGACATGGACAATTTCCTCCTGgctgtgatggcctatgaccgctttGTAGCCGTATGCCACCCCTTACACTACTCAACAAAGATGACCCCCCAGCTCTGTGGCCTGCTGGTCACGGGGTCATGGGTCATCGCCAACCTGAATGTTCTGCTGCATACCCTGCTGATGGCTCGACTCTCCTTCTGTGCAGACAATGCCATCCCCCACTATTTCTGTGATGTGACGCCCCTCCTGAAACTCTCCTGCTCTGACACATACCTCAATGAGATGATGATTCTGACCGAGGGTTCTCTGATCATGATCACTCCATTTATTTGCATCCTGGCTTCTTATGTCCGTATTACCTGTGCTGTCCTGAGAGTCCCATCCACAAAGGGAAGATGGaaagccttctccacctgtggCTCCCACCTGGCTGTGGTTTCTCTCTTCTATGGCACCATCATTGCTGTGTATTTCAATCCTTTGTCCTCCCACTCTTCTGAGAAGGACACCGCAGCCACTGTGATGTACACAGTGGTGACCCCCATGCTGAACCCCTTCATCTATAGCCTGAGGAACAGGGACTTGAAAAGGGCTCTTGGAAAAGTGGTTGGTAGGAAGACATTTTCCTTCTGA